Within Alphaproteobacteria bacterium, the genomic segment GCAGGCCTAAACATGCCTCCTCTAAAACCGTATCTTTGGTGAAATTTAAATGTTGCTCTAGATAACCAATCTTATAACCAGATGAAATACTTATATCTCCATCATGATTATCTATCTTTTCAGTTAATATCTTAAAAAGAGTAGATTTCCCCGAGCCATTAAGCCCTGCTAATCCAATTCTTTCTTTAGGATTTATCTCAAAAGAGGCATTATCAAAAATACATTGATCTCCAAATTTCAAGTCTAAATTTTTAACTCTAATCATATTGCTTCGCTTTCTTTGTTTTATAGACTATATAAACCATAACTATGCATTTTGCAAGAGCTCCGAGGACAATAATGCAAATTAAAACTTGACAAAATAGGAAAAATATCCTTCTTATAATTTAAAAATAATAAATTGATTAAATACTTAAACCATCTTGTTTTTTTGTAGCCATACTTGTTAAAACTCTAGGGTTATTGTGTCCAAAAATTCTATCCGCCTCTAGTGTTAGCCCCTTACCAACACTTCCAAACAAATCAGCATCTATTATTTTAGAGTTTGGAAACTCTTTAATTACAATATTTCTTAAAGCTGGTATAGAAGAAGACCCCCCCGTGAATAAAATGGCATCAATTTCTTCCGCATCTAAGTTTGAATCTTGTAATGTATATAAAACTTCTTGTTTAATTTTATTAAGATCTTTTAAAATATTTTTTTCAAAATCCTCTCTTTTAACATTGACTTTTAATTTTTTTTCAACAAAACCTAAATCAATATTAGTGATTTCATTTGAAGATAAAGATATCTTAGCTTTATCAGCCTTCATGAATATTTGGTATCCTTGTTCTTTATCTATAATCTTATAAAACCTTTCAATTTTTTCAGGTTCTAAAGCCAAATAAGTCATTCTACCAAAATTATCTTCATGACCATGAGCCTCCCCTATAGTAGACCATTTTGATAAATTAATAAATGGAGCAGTAGGAATTGAACTCTTTTCTTTTTTAGTTGGATATTTATAACATTCTGTATTATATCCAAATAAAGGAGCTATTGAATTTAAGTTTAAGGAAGCTGTAAAGTCGACTCCACCTAACCTGAACCCTCTATTAGCTAAAACATCTCCTCTCCTATCTTCTTTTAAAAATCCATTTGGAGAAACTTTTACTACAGAAAAATCAGATGTTCCACCACCTATATCAACTATTAACACATTTTCATTACATTTAACACTTCTTTCATAATTTAAAGCAGCAGCTATAGGCTCATACTGAAATGCTATTTGATCAAAACCGATAGATTCTAAAATTTCTTTTAAATCATTTT encodes:
- a CDS encoding Hsp70 family protein translates to MSKNVCGLDFGTSNSTLGVIKDGKAYFPNLQNTSSIIPSAILFKKNERLFGQDAIDEFVKDPTGRLMRYIKRILSDDILDVRTMIGYNSLSLKYVIKLFLENMKENAEKSIGNKLTSVVVGRPVHFNDKSLEKDKKTENDLKEILESIGFDQIAFQYEPIAAALNYERSVKCNENVLIVDIGGGTSDFSVVKVSPNGFLKEDRRGDVLANRGFRLGGVDFTASLNLNSIAPLFGYNTECYKYPTKKEKSSIPTAPFINLSKWSTIGEAHGHEDNFGRMTYLALEPEKIERFYKIIDKEQGYQIFMKADKAKISLSSNEITNIDLGFVEKKLKVNVKREDFEKNILKDLNKIKQEVLYTLQDSNLDAEEIDAILFTGGSSSIPALRNIVIKEFPNSKIIDADLFGSVGKGLTLEADRIFGHNNPRVLTSMATKKQDGLSI